One window of Amaranthus tricolor cultivar Red isolate AtriRed21 chromosome 11, ASM2621246v1, whole genome shotgun sequence genomic DNA carries:
- the LOC130827598 gene encoding uncharacterized protein LOC130827598 — translation MEKYFGNAYRGDPGVPHADQERFQNIWIGSAVFSTLTWFNPYMWQLTNQWNWHDRAMMYEHHHWKKAMAKKQYYKFKWNEMSKDVRDSYYFNWPVYFP, via the exons ATGGAGAAATACTTCGGAAATGCATACAGGGGAGACCCAGGAGTACCACACGCTGACCAAGAACGTTTCCAGAACATCTGGATTGGTTCCGCTGTTTTCTCTACTCTTACTTGGTTCAATCCTTACATGTGGCAACTCACCAATCAATGGAA TTGGCATGACAGAGCTATGATGTACGAACATCACCACTGGAAGAAGGCAATGGCCAAGAAgcaatattataaatttaag TGGAATGAAATGAGCAAAGACGTTCGTGACTCGTACTACTTCAACTGGCCTGTTTATTTCCCTTAG
- the LOC130827599 gene encoding uncharacterized protein LOC130827599 isoform X1 yields the protein MMIIQCSAALNLKQGTTVSSNDYGFNGFSRKSQLLMEFNESYFNHERFSIFHRNGGFSSLWLGSSEMSSYAANSSFKAKVLDREEGFPLPPIQTLQKFPMQEISAKVVMVRFDSSILLNQKLGQFSSITSNAFFTIRYLCEAGAKVVLISSWNVKSDSKILSEAAVADILTSALQLKVVYGKCLSENQQLKMEQFDEADIVLLENLFHYKQEIANNSEFAKRLASGVDIFVNDSFSTAHKILASSVGVTQFCYACLAGFYFEDCLVKLKKILECDRRPFFVVVGGSKLKNKGAALRVLASRCDGMVFVGMMALQIMHAMGMSVPLFLVEREGAKEALEIVKYAEYRSIPILLPSDFLCRNNRLHMKMQTFPAQGILDGWELVDLGQNSFSEIATFLSQCKKIVWIGPVKVRQSDQHSDGASKLTLILDEFGQNGCHITVIGHLACEAVLKASKSTPEYSMIEHASIVWEYLNGRNLPGLLALDRAYPYEIAWNMIYANATQSLAVDIGSGNGLFLMGMANKRKDLNFLGLEMNEKLVQRCLESADQPGPKNLHFIATNATSSFRTIVSSYPGRLVLVSIQCPNPDFNEPDHRWRMVQRSLVEAIADQLAPGGQVFLQSDIEAVATRMSNQFLNQGKNKLAIAYDEEDSTVGPGGWLKENPFGIRSDWERHVLARGAPMYRLMLYKR from the exons AT GATGATTATTCAATGCAGTGCTGCACTTAATTTGAAGCAAGGAACAACAGTTTCTTCCAATGATTATGGCTTCAATGGGTTTTCCAGAAAATCCCAGTTACTAATGGAGTTTAATGAGTCATACTTTAACCATGAGAGGTTTTCCATTTTCCATAGAAATGGAGGGTTTTCATCTTTATGGCTCG GGTCCTCAGAGATGTCAAGTTATGCTGCAAATAGCTCCTTTAAG GCCAAAGTTCTTGATAGGGAGGAAGGCTTTCCACTTCCACCCATACAAACTCTACAAAAATTTCCGATGCAAGAGATTTCTGCAAAAGTCGTTATGGTCCGATTTGATTCTTCCATCCTGCTTAACCAGAAACTGGGCCAATTTAGCTCAATAACTTCCAATGCATTCTTCACCATTAGATATTTATGTGAAGCTGGAGCAAAAGTAGTTTTGATTAGTAGCTGGAATGTCAAATCCGATTCCAAGATTCTATCTGAAGCGGCTGTTGCCG ATATCCTTACATCAGCGCTGCAACTCAAAGTTGTTTATGGTAAATGCCTTTCTGAAAACCAGCAACTGAAGATGGAACAGTTTGACGAAGCAGATATTGTACTTCTTGAAAATCTTTTTCATTACAAACAGGAAATTGCCAATAACTCCGAATTTGCTAAAAGATTAGCGTCTGGCGTGGACATTTTTGTCAATGACTCATTTTCAACGGCTCACAAAATTTTAGCATCATCTGTTGGAGTGACTCAGTTCTGTTATGCTTGTCTGGCTGGTTTTTATTTCGAAGATTGTTTGgtcaaattaaaaaagattttagaaTGTGATCGGAGGCCCTTTTTTGTAGTG GTAGGTGGAAGCAAACTTAAGAACAAAGGAGCAGCTTTGCGGGTTTTAGCTTCCAGATGTGACGGTATGGTTTTTGTGGGAATGATGGCATTACAAATCATGCATGCCATGGGAATGTCTGTTCCGTTGTTTTTGGTTGAGAGAGAAGGAGCTAAAGAGGCTCTAGAAATAGTGAAATATGCTGAATATAGAAGCATACCCATTCTATTGCCAAGTGATTTTTTGTGTAGGAATAATCGATTGCATATGAAAATGCAAACATTCCCTGCTCAAGGCATTTTGGATG GTTGGGAGCTTGTTGATCTTGGACAAAACTCATTCAGTGAGATTGCCACTTTTCTTTCACAATGTAAG AAGATTGTATGGATAGGTCCGGTGAAAGTTAGACAGTCAGATCAGCATAGTGATGGAGCATCTAAATTGACACTTATTCTTGATGAATTTGGCCAAAATGGTTGTCATATTACTGTCATTGGCCATTTAGCATGCGAAGCGGTTCTTAAGGCATCAAAATCCACACCTGAATATTCTATGATTGAGCATGCATCTATTGTTTGGGAATATCTAAATGGAAGAAATCTTCCGGGCCTTCTGGCATTGGATAGA GCATACCCATATGAGATAGCATGGAACATGATTTATGCTAATGCAACTCAATCTTTAGCAGTTGATATTGGAAGTG GAAATGGTTTATTTCTCATGGGAATGGCTAATAAGCGGAAGGATTTAAACTTTCTTGGTTTGGAGATGAATGAGAAG TTGGTGCAGCGTTGTCTGGAGTCTGCAGATCAGCCGGGACCAAAGAATCT ACACTTCATAGCAACAAATGCCACATCTTCCTTTCGGACCATTGTTTCCAGTTATCCAGGAAGACTCGTTCTTGTTTCGATTCAA tgTCCGAATCCTGATTTCAATGAGCCTGACCATAGATGGAGGATGGTGCAAAGGTCATTAGTTGAAGCTATAGCTGATCAACTTGCTCCTGGAGGACAG GTGTTTCTCCAATCGGACATTGAAGCAGTTGCTACGAGAATGAGCAATCAATTCTTGAATCAAGGAAAGAATAAGCTCGCCATTGCCTACGATGAAGAGGATTCGACCGTTGGTCCTGGGGGATGGCTTAAAGAAAATCCATTTGGTATTCGTTCCGATTGGGAACGACATGTCCTTGCTCGAGGGGCTCCTATGTACAGGTTGATGTTGTATAAAAGATAA
- the LOC130827599 gene encoding uncharacterized protein LOC130827599 isoform X3, which translates to MMIIQCSAALNLKQGTTVSSNDYGFNGFSRKSQLLMEFNESYFNHERFSIFHRNGGFSSLWLGSSEMSSYAANSSFKAKVLDREEGFPLPPIQTLQKFPMQEISAKVVMVRFDSSILLNQKLGQFSSITSNAFFTIRYLCEAGAKVVLISSWNVKSDSKILSEAAVADILTSALQLKVVYGKCLSENQQLKMEQFDEADIVGGSKLKNKGAALRVLASRCDGMVFVGMMALQIMHAMGMSVPLFLVEREGAKEALEIVKYAEYRSIPILLPSDFLCRNNRLHMKMQTFPAQGILDGWELVDLGQNSFSEIATFLSQCKKIVWIGPVKVRQSDQHSDGASKLTLILDEFGQNGCHITVIGHLACEAVLKASKSTPEYSMIEHASIVWEYLNGRNLPGLLALDRAYPYEIAWNMIYANATQSLAVDIGSGNGLFLMGMANKRKDLNFLGLEMNEKLVQRCLESADQPGPKNLHFIATNATSSFRTIVSSYPGRLVLVSIQCPNPDFNEPDHRWRMVQRSLVEAIADQLAPGGQVFLQSDIEAVATRMSNQFLNQGKNKLAIAYDEEDSTVGPGGWLKENPFGIRSDWERHVLARGAPMYRLMLYKR; encoded by the exons AT GATGATTATTCAATGCAGTGCTGCACTTAATTTGAAGCAAGGAACAACAGTTTCTTCCAATGATTATGGCTTCAATGGGTTTTCCAGAAAATCCCAGTTACTAATGGAGTTTAATGAGTCATACTTTAACCATGAGAGGTTTTCCATTTTCCATAGAAATGGAGGGTTTTCATCTTTATGGCTCG GGTCCTCAGAGATGTCAAGTTATGCTGCAAATAGCTCCTTTAAG GCCAAAGTTCTTGATAGGGAGGAAGGCTTTCCACTTCCACCCATACAAACTCTACAAAAATTTCCGATGCAAGAGATTTCTGCAAAAGTCGTTATGGTCCGATTTGATTCTTCCATCCTGCTTAACCAGAAACTGGGCCAATTTAGCTCAATAACTTCCAATGCATTCTTCACCATTAGATATTTATGTGAAGCTGGAGCAAAAGTAGTTTTGATTAGTAGCTGGAATGTCAAATCCGATTCCAAGATTCTATCTGAAGCGGCTGTTGCCG ATATCCTTACATCAGCGCTGCAACTCAAAGTTGTTTATGGTAAATGCCTTTCTGAAAACCAGCAACTGAAGATGGAACAGTTTGACGAAGCAGATATT GTAGGTGGAAGCAAACTTAAGAACAAAGGAGCAGCTTTGCGGGTTTTAGCTTCCAGATGTGACGGTATGGTTTTTGTGGGAATGATGGCATTACAAATCATGCATGCCATGGGAATGTCTGTTCCGTTGTTTTTGGTTGAGAGAGAAGGAGCTAAAGAGGCTCTAGAAATAGTGAAATATGCTGAATATAGAAGCATACCCATTCTATTGCCAAGTGATTTTTTGTGTAGGAATAATCGATTGCATATGAAAATGCAAACATTCCCTGCTCAAGGCATTTTGGATG GTTGGGAGCTTGTTGATCTTGGACAAAACTCATTCAGTGAGATTGCCACTTTTCTTTCACAATGTAAG AAGATTGTATGGATAGGTCCGGTGAAAGTTAGACAGTCAGATCAGCATAGTGATGGAGCATCTAAATTGACACTTATTCTTGATGAATTTGGCCAAAATGGTTGTCATATTACTGTCATTGGCCATTTAGCATGCGAAGCGGTTCTTAAGGCATCAAAATCCACACCTGAATATTCTATGATTGAGCATGCATCTATTGTTTGGGAATATCTAAATGGAAGAAATCTTCCGGGCCTTCTGGCATTGGATAGA GCATACCCATATGAGATAGCATGGAACATGATTTATGCTAATGCAACTCAATCTTTAGCAGTTGATATTGGAAGTG GAAATGGTTTATTTCTCATGGGAATGGCTAATAAGCGGAAGGATTTAAACTTTCTTGGTTTGGAGATGAATGAGAAG TTGGTGCAGCGTTGTCTGGAGTCTGCAGATCAGCCGGGACCAAAGAATCT ACACTTCATAGCAACAAATGCCACATCTTCCTTTCGGACCATTGTTTCCAGTTATCCAGGAAGACTCGTTCTTGTTTCGATTCAA tgTCCGAATCCTGATTTCAATGAGCCTGACCATAGATGGAGGATGGTGCAAAGGTCATTAGTTGAAGCTATAGCTGATCAACTTGCTCCTGGAGGACAG GTGTTTCTCCAATCGGACATTGAAGCAGTTGCTACGAGAATGAGCAATCAATTCTTGAATCAAGGAAAGAATAAGCTCGCCATTGCCTACGATGAAGAGGATTCGACCGTTGGTCCTGGGGGATGGCTTAAAGAAAATCCATTTGGTATTCGTTCCGATTGGGAACGACATGTCCTTGCTCGAGGGGCTCCTATGTACAGGTTGATGTTGTATAAAAGATAA
- the LOC130827599 gene encoding uncharacterized protein LOC130827599 isoform X4 encodes MMIIQCSAALNLKQGTTVSSNDYGFNGFSRKSQLLMEFNESYFNHERFSIFHRNGGFSSLWLGSSEMSSYAANSSFKAKVLDREEGFPLPPIQTLQKFPMQEISAKVVMVRFDSSILLNQKLGQFSSITSNAFFTIRYLCEAGAKVVLISSWNVKSDSKILSEAAVADILTSALQLKVVYGGSKLKNKGAALRVLASRCDGMVFVGMMALQIMHAMGMSVPLFLVEREGAKEALEIVKYAEYRSIPILLPSDFLCRNNRLHMKMQTFPAQGILDGWELVDLGQNSFSEIATFLSQCKKIVWIGPVKVRQSDQHSDGASKLTLILDEFGQNGCHITVIGHLACEAVLKASKSTPEYSMIEHASIVWEYLNGRNLPGLLALDRAYPYEIAWNMIYANATQSLAVDIGSGNGLFLMGMANKRKDLNFLGLEMNEKLVQRCLESADQPGPKNLHFIATNATSSFRTIVSSYPGRLVLVSIQCPNPDFNEPDHRWRMVQRSLVEAIADQLAPGGQVFLQSDIEAVATRMSNQFLNQGKNKLAIAYDEEDSTVGPGGWLKENPFGIRSDWERHVLARGAPMYRLMLYKR; translated from the exons AT GATGATTATTCAATGCAGTGCTGCACTTAATTTGAAGCAAGGAACAACAGTTTCTTCCAATGATTATGGCTTCAATGGGTTTTCCAGAAAATCCCAGTTACTAATGGAGTTTAATGAGTCATACTTTAACCATGAGAGGTTTTCCATTTTCCATAGAAATGGAGGGTTTTCATCTTTATGGCTCG GGTCCTCAGAGATGTCAAGTTATGCTGCAAATAGCTCCTTTAAG GCCAAAGTTCTTGATAGGGAGGAAGGCTTTCCACTTCCACCCATACAAACTCTACAAAAATTTCCGATGCAAGAGATTTCTGCAAAAGTCGTTATGGTCCGATTTGATTCTTCCATCCTGCTTAACCAGAAACTGGGCCAATTTAGCTCAATAACTTCCAATGCATTCTTCACCATTAGATATTTATGTGAAGCTGGAGCAAAAGTAGTTTTGATTAGTAGCTGGAATGTCAAATCCGATTCCAAGATTCTATCTGAAGCGGCTGTTGCCG ATATCCTTACATCAGCGCTGCAACTCAAAGTTGTTTATG GTGGAAGCAAACTTAAGAACAAAGGAGCAGCTTTGCGGGTTTTAGCTTCCAGATGTGACGGTATGGTTTTTGTGGGAATGATGGCATTACAAATCATGCATGCCATGGGAATGTCTGTTCCGTTGTTTTTGGTTGAGAGAGAAGGAGCTAAAGAGGCTCTAGAAATAGTGAAATATGCTGAATATAGAAGCATACCCATTCTATTGCCAAGTGATTTTTTGTGTAGGAATAATCGATTGCATATGAAAATGCAAACATTCCCTGCTCAAGGCATTTTGGATG GTTGGGAGCTTGTTGATCTTGGACAAAACTCATTCAGTGAGATTGCCACTTTTCTTTCACAATGTAAG AAGATTGTATGGATAGGTCCGGTGAAAGTTAGACAGTCAGATCAGCATAGTGATGGAGCATCTAAATTGACACTTATTCTTGATGAATTTGGCCAAAATGGTTGTCATATTACTGTCATTGGCCATTTAGCATGCGAAGCGGTTCTTAAGGCATCAAAATCCACACCTGAATATTCTATGATTGAGCATGCATCTATTGTTTGGGAATATCTAAATGGAAGAAATCTTCCGGGCCTTCTGGCATTGGATAGA GCATACCCATATGAGATAGCATGGAACATGATTTATGCTAATGCAACTCAATCTTTAGCAGTTGATATTGGAAGTG GAAATGGTTTATTTCTCATGGGAATGGCTAATAAGCGGAAGGATTTAAACTTTCTTGGTTTGGAGATGAATGAGAAG TTGGTGCAGCGTTGTCTGGAGTCTGCAGATCAGCCGGGACCAAAGAATCT ACACTTCATAGCAACAAATGCCACATCTTCCTTTCGGACCATTGTTTCCAGTTATCCAGGAAGACTCGTTCTTGTTTCGATTCAA tgTCCGAATCCTGATTTCAATGAGCCTGACCATAGATGGAGGATGGTGCAAAGGTCATTAGTTGAAGCTATAGCTGATCAACTTGCTCCTGGAGGACAG GTGTTTCTCCAATCGGACATTGAAGCAGTTGCTACGAGAATGAGCAATCAATTCTTGAATCAAGGAAAGAATAAGCTCGCCATTGCCTACGATGAAGAGGATTCGACCGTTGGTCCTGGGGGATGGCTTAAAGAAAATCCATTTGGTATTCGTTCCGATTGGGAACGACATGTCCTTGCTCGAGGGGCTCCTATGTACAGGTTGATGTTGTATAAAAGATAA
- the LOC130827599 gene encoding uncharacterized protein LOC130827599 isoform X2: MEFNESYFNHERFSIFHRNGGFSSLWLGSSEMSSYAANSSFKAKVLDREEGFPLPPIQTLQKFPMQEISAKVVMVRFDSSILLNQKLGQFSSITSNAFFTIRYLCEAGAKVVLISSWNVKSDSKILSEAAVADILTSALQLKVVYGKCLSENQQLKMEQFDEADIVLLENLFHYKQEIANNSEFAKRLASGVDIFVNDSFSTAHKILASSVGVTQFCYACLAGFYFEDCLVKLKKILECDRRPFFVVVGGSKLKNKGAALRVLASRCDGMVFVGMMALQIMHAMGMSVPLFLVEREGAKEALEIVKYAEYRSIPILLPSDFLCRNNRLHMKMQTFPAQGILDGWELVDLGQNSFSEIATFLSQCKKIVWIGPVKVRQSDQHSDGASKLTLILDEFGQNGCHITVIGHLACEAVLKASKSTPEYSMIEHASIVWEYLNGRNLPGLLALDRAYPYEIAWNMIYANATQSLAVDIGSGNGLFLMGMANKRKDLNFLGLEMNEKLVQRCLESADQPGPKNLHFIATNATSSFRTIVSSYPGRLVLVSIQCPNPDFNEPDHRWRMVQRSLVEAIADQLAPGGQVFLQSDIEAVATRMSNQFLNQGKNKLAIAYDEEDSTVGPGGWLKENPFGIRSDWERHVLARGAPMYRLMLYKR; this comes from the exons ATGGAGTTTAATGAGTCATACTTTAACCATGAGAGGTTTTCCATTTTCCATAGAAATGGAGGGTTTTCATCTTTATGGCTCG GGTCCTCAGAGATGTCAAGTTATGCTGCAAATAGCTCCTTTAAG GCCAAAGTTCTTGATAGGGAGGAAGGCTTTCCACTTCCACCCATACAAACTCTACAAAAATTTCCGATGCAAGAGATTTCTGCAAAAGTCGTTATGGTCCGATTTGATTCTTCCATCCTGCTTAACCAGAAACTGGGCCAATTTAGCTCAATAACTTCCAATGCATTCTTCACCATTAGATATTTATGTGAAGCTGGAGCAAAAGTAGTTTTGATTAGTAGCTGGAATGTCAAATCCGATTCCAAGATTCTATCTGAAGCGGCTGTTGCCG ATATCCTTACATCAGCGCTGCAACTCAAAGTTGTTTATGGTAAATGCCTTTCTGAAAACCAGCAACTGAAGATGGAACAGTTTGACGAAGCAGATATTGTACTTCTTGAAAATCTTTTTCATTACAAACAGGAAATTGCCAATAACTCCGAATTTGCTAAAAGATTAGCGTCTGGCGTGGACATTTTTGTCAATGACTCATTTTCAACGGCTCACAAAATTTTAGCATCATCTGTTGGAGTGACTCAGTTCTGTTATGCTTGTCTGGCTGGTTTTTATTTCGAAGATTGTTTGgtcaaattaaaaaagattttagaaTGTGATCGGAGGCCCTTTTTTGTAGTG GTAGGTGGAAGCAAACTTAAGAACAAAGGAGCAGCTTTGCGGGTTTTAGCTTCCAGATGTGACGGTATGGTTTTTGTGGGAATGATGGCATTACAAATCATGCATGCCATGGGAATGTCTGTTCCGTTGTTTTTGGTTGAGAGAGAAGGAGCTAAAGAGGCTCTAGAAATAGTGAAATATGCTGAATATAGAAGCATACCCATTCTATTGCCAAGTGATTTTTTGTGTAGGAATAATCGATTGCATATGAAAATGCAAACATTCCCTGCTCAAGGCATTTTGGATG GTTGGGAGCTTGTTGATCTTGGACAAAACTCATTCAGTGAGATTGCCACTTTTCTTTCACAATGTAAG AAGATTGTATGGATAGGTCCGGTGAAAGTTAGACAGTCAGATCAGCATAGTGATGGAGCATCTAAATTGACACTTATTCTTGATGAATTTGGCCAAAATGGTTGTCATATTACTGTCATTGGCCATTTAGCATGCGAAGCGGTTCTTAAGGCATCAAAATCCACACCTGAATATTCTATGATTGAGCATGCATCTATTGTTTGGGAATATCTAAATGGAAGAAATCTTCCGGGCCTTCTGGCATTGGATAGA GCATACCCATATGAGATAGCATGGAACATGATTTATGCTAATGCAACTCAATCTTTAGCAGTTGATATTGGAAGTG GAAATGGTTTATTTCTCATGGGAATGGCTAATAAGCGGAAGGATTTAAACTTTCTTGGTTTGGAGATGAATGAGAAG TTGGTGCAGCGTTGTCTGGAGTCTGCAGATCAGCCGGGACCAAAGAATCT ACACTTCATAGCAACAAATGCCACATCTTCCTTTCGGACCATTGTTTCCAGTTATCCAGGAAGACTCGTTCTTGTTTCGATTCAA tgTCCGAATCCTGATTTCAATGAGCCTGACCATAGATGGAGGATGGTGCAAAGGTCATTAGTTGAAGCTATAGCTGATCAACTTGCTCCTGGAGGACAG GTGTTTCTCCAATCGGACATTGAAGCAGTTGCTACGAGAATGAGCAATCAATTCTTGAATCAAGGAAAGAATAAGCTCGCCATTGCCTACGATGAAGAGGATTCGACCGTTGGTCCTGGGGGATGGCTTAAAGAAAATCCATTTGGTATTCGTTCCGATTGGGAACGACATGTCCTTGCTCGAGGGGCTCCTATGTACAGGTTGATGTTGTATAAAAGATAA